A section of the Hirschia baltica ATCC 49814 genome encodes:
- a CDS encoding LLM class flavin-dependent oxidoreductase, protein MIPISILDLAHIVEGGDAAQTFNDSVELAQKAEALGYERIWYAEHHNMRGIASSATAVLISHIASKTKNIRLGAGGIMLPNHSPLAVAEQFGTLATLHPNRIDLGLGRAPGGDQDTMRAMRRNKHAGDNFPGDVSELIGYLGQRDESAKIVAVPGEGTNVPIWILGSSMFGAQMAAEMGLPYAFASHFAPQQLVQAADFYRQAFTPSKYLNKPHFMFACNVFAADTQEEANYHFSSLQQAFARMVTGQRGLFPKPVENLELPAHVQNHIDTMLAATAVGTKEQIIEELQPFMDRLNPDEIIITSAFYDPAARLRSMELVMEVQDKLVPSAR, encoded by the coding sequence ATGATTCCGATTTCAATTCTGGACCTTGCACACATTGTCGAGGGTGGAGATGCAGCCCAGACTTTCAACGATTCTGTCGAACTGGCGCAAAAAGCTGAAGCATTGGGATATGAACGTATATGGTATGCAGAGCATCACAATATGCGAGGTATTGCTAGCTCTGCGACGGCTGTTTTGATTTCTCATATTGCAAGCAAAACCAAGAATATACGCCTTGGCGCTGGCGGTATTATGCTGCCCAATCATTCGCCTTTAGCTGTAGCTGAGCAATTTGGAACGCTGGCGACTCTGCACCCCAATCGCATTGATCTTGGCCTAGGAAGAGCGCCGGGTGGGGATCAAGACACGATGCGGGCCATGCGCCGCAATAAACATGCAGGTGATAACTTTCCTGGTGATGTGAGTGAGCTAATTGGATATTTAGGGCAGCGAGATGAAAGCGCTAAAATTGTTGCTGTTCCGGGTGAGGGAACGAATGTGCCTATATGGATTTTAGGCTCGAGCATGTTTGGTGCGCAGATGGCGGCAGAGATGGGTTTGCCATATGCATTTGCCTCGCATTTTGCGCCTCAACAATTAGTGCAGGCGGCCGATTTTTACAGGCAAGCTTTTACCCCGTCGAAATATTTGAACAAACCGCATTTCATGTTTGCTTGCAATGTGTTTGCTGCTGATACGCAGGAAGAGGCAAATTACCATTTCTCATCTTTGCAGCAAGCATTTGCGCGCATGGTGACAGGCCAACGTGGTCTGTTTCCAAAGCCGGTGGAAAACCTTGAATTACCAGCTCATGTTCAAAACCATATTGATACCATGCTGGCTGCAACAGCCGTTGGCACGAAAGAACAAATCATCGAGGAATTGCAGCCATTTATGGACAGGTTAAATCCAGATGAGATTATTATTACCTCCGCCTTTTATGATCCTGCGGCAAGGCTGCGTTCTATGGAGTTGGTCATGGAAGTACAAGATAAACTCGTTCCTTCAGCGAGATAG
- a CDS encoding DUF3008 family protein: MPAQSKAQQRAAGAALSAKRGDTKVDDLEGASKDMYESMSEDELEEIASTSHDNLPEKVDD, translated from the coding sequence ATGCCAGCACAATCCAAAGCACAGCAACGCGCCGCCGGAGCCGCACTATCCGCCAAACGCGGCGACACTAAAGTTGACGACTTAGAAGGCGCTTCTAAAGACATGTATGAAAGTATGAGCGAAGACGAGCTGGAAGAAATCGCCAGCACATCACATGATAATTTGCCAGAAAAAGTCGACGACTAA
- a CDS encoding DUF2293 domain-containing protein: MPHSYKAISKHMARFFPNCPSSDRDAIIALVQSDQYRDIDLKTATAMSARVHVRNTQTDFDNLKQVDAMTRNEAILIVKEEVADIIQSWKK, from the coding sequence ATGCCTCATTCCTATAAAGCCATTTCTAAACATATGGCGCGCTTCTTTCCCAATTGTCCAAGCTCTGACCGTGATGCAATAATTGCTCTTGTTCAGTCCGATCAGTATCGGGACATTGATCTAAAAACAGCAACTGCCATGTCTGCTCGCGTGCATGTTCGCAACACGCAGACAGATTTTGACAATCTAAAGCAGGTCGATGCAATGACCCGCAATGAAGCAATCTTGATTGTAAAAGAAGAAGTTGCTGACATCATTCAAAGCTGGAAAAAATAA
- a CDS encoding thioredoxin family protein, whose protein sequence is MSLSNIVITSKDTPFNETENASEKLEAARTSSLVRNVPLLILFGGNWCPDARLMSATLEHEDVLNVIGNKFEIVQIDIGKHERNQSLYAALGFEELEGLPAIMVLSPNGELLNKADVFAWRDARNIPTEQFVSSMCSLVD, encoded by the coding sequence ATGTCACTTTCAAACATCGTTATAACCTCCAAAGATACACCGTTTAACGAAACAGAAAATGCATCAGAAAAACTAGAGGCAGCGCGCACATCAAGTCTCGTTCGCAATGTTCCTCTGTTAATTTTATTTGGTGGAAATTGGTGTCCTGATGCTCGGCTAATGTCAGCCACGCTAGAGCATGAAGACGTGCTAAACGTGATAGGGAACAAGTTTGAAATCGTCCAAATTGACATTGGAAAACACGAACGTAATCAAAGCCTGTATGCAGCACTTGGATTTGAAGAACTGGAAGGCCTACCAGCGATAATGGTTCTTTCTCCAAATGGTGAATTACTCAACAAAGCAGACGTGTTTGCTTGGCGCGATGCTCGCAATATTCCAACCGAACAATTTGTGTCTTCTATGTGCTCACTCGTAGATTAA
- a CDS encoding 2OG-Fe(II) oxygenase: MPRQFGHKIVHPYSPNNEVPQEFVLPTWNWLAQLADENWAIAYDVVPPELTRALYVQACRLHAADKLKRAGIGRAADLTIDTDIRRDKIHWLNSQDDVQADYLSVMENVRQTLNSSLFLGLFSYEAHYAVYEEGGFYARHYDAFKGAKNRVLSTVFYLNSDWVEAHGGELAIYSENEDTAALAVIPPEAGTLVLFLSEDVPHEVLPAYADRYSIAGWFRVNDRLGAPALQVVETPIL; this comes from the coding sequence ATGCCTCGTCAATTTGGACATAAAATTGTGCACCCATATTCTCCAAACAATGAAGTTCCCCAAGAATTTGTATTACCGACTTGGAATTGGCTAGCACAACTGGCCGATGAAAACTGGGCGATAGCCTATGATGTCGTGCCTCCAGAATTGACGCGTGCGCTTTATGTTCAAGCTTGTCGTTTGCACGCAGCCGATAAATTGAAACGTGCAGGAATTGGTCGCGCTGCAGACCTGACAATTGATACAGACATTCGCAGAGATAAAATACACTGGCTTAATTCGCAGGATGATGTGCAGGCTGACTATCTTTCAGTCATGGAAAATGTACGACAAACCTTGAATAGCTCTTTATTTTTGGGGCTTTTTTCGTATGAAGCGCATTATGCTGTTTATGAAGAGGGTGGATTTTATGCGCGCCACTATGATGCTTTTAAAGGCGCTAAAAATCGTGTCCTATCGACTGTGTTTTACCTAAATTCCGATTGGGTCGAGGCGCATGGCGGTGAGTTGGCTATCTATAGTGAAAATGAAGATACCGCTGCCTTGGCAGTCATCCCACCGGAAGCTGGAACATTAGTCTTGTTTCTTTCTGAAGATGTGCCGCATGAAGTGCTTCCAGCTTATGCTGATAGATATTCTATTGCTGGCTGGTTCAGGGTGAATGACCGCCTTGGTGCACCAGCCTTGCAGGTTGTGGAAACGCCGATACTTTAA
- a CDS encoding MBL fold metallo-hydrolase: protein MRNLLITITSTLTFLTPSALAEETKAPETIVHTSDLGHGIYELRTDKAGNVGVSIGEDGVFMIDTQLGELTPLIDAAQRKLSGKDVELILNTHVHYDHIGGNAYFADKGALIMAHPNVRPGAANPVTSKMTGGTPEALPASALPTINVNAGDSVTMNGETAKFYHAPNAHTSGDIFVYFEEANILHAGDLLFANRFPYIDLDNGGSVDGYIEGMQAILDVANEDTVIIAGHGPTSTVKEVKASIRMLADTKKLIAGYVSQDKDLATIQAANPLSDYHDDWNWGFITTERMVWTLYRDLTGKIE from the coding sequence ATGCGAAATTTGCTTATAACAATAACATCTACACTCACTTTTTTGACACCTTCGGCACTCGCAGAAGAAACCAAAGCGCCTGAAACCATCGTCCACACATCTGATCTTGGACATGGTATTTATGAATTGCGCACGGATAAAGCCGGAAACGTCGGTGTATCCATCGGTGAAGATGGTGTCTTCATGATCGACACCCAACTAGGCGAGCTTACCCCCCTCATTGATGCAGCCCAGCGCAAATTGTCAGGCAAAGATGTTGAACTCATCCTCAACACACATGTCCATTATGATCATATCGGTGGCAATGCCTATTTCGCCGACAAAGGAGCGCTCATTATGGCGCATCCCAATGTGCGCCCGGGAGCTGCAAACCCCGTCACATCTAAAATGACTGGAGGCACACCAGAAGCTTTACCCGCTAGCGCACTGCCAACTATAAATGTGAACGCTGGTGACAGTGTGACAATGAATGGTGAAACAGCTAAATTTTATCACGCACCTAATGCACACACGAGCGGCGATATTTTTGTCTATTTTGAAGAAGCAAATATCCTTCACGCTGGCGACCTCCTCTTTGCCAACCGCTTTCCGTATATCGACCTAGATAATGGCGGCAGCGTTGATGGCTATATCGAAGGCATGCAAGCCATATTGGATGTTGCAAATGAGGATACAGTTATCATTGCAGGACATGGGCCCACATCCACTGTCAAAGAAGTCAAAGCAAGCATTCGCATGTTGGCTGACACGAAAAAATTGATTGCTGGATATGTCTCTCAAGACAAAGACCTAGCAACCATACAAGCTGCCAACCCACTCTCTGATTATCACGATGATTGGAATTGGGGATTCATCACCACTGAGCGCATGGTGTGGACACTTTATCGAGACCTAACTGGAAAAATTGAATAA
- a CDS encoding class I SAM-dependent methyltransferase, producing MNKTHNIQSDMKTLWNGAAGNAWVESQSLLDQMFKPIEQALVKAAIDSGASNVLDIGCGAGTTTLTCSRALGEQGKLTGLDISAPLIEAAKLQAKKTKSLAQFVCADAQEYTFASNAFDLIISRFGVMFFSDPVVAFTNLHKAANEEARLHMYAWRHPGENGFMTTAMRAAAPFLPPMPKPEPNTAGQFGFADPDYVMSVLEEAGWKDAKLEKVDFLCSFPAEQIEQYNTRLGVLGTLLPELDENVRNKIISVVNTAFDKFISADRAQFTAACWKITARA from the coding sequence ATGAACAAGACTCATAATATTCAGTCAGATATGAAGACGCTTTGGAATGGCGCAGCCGGAAATGCGTGGGTTGAATCTCAAAGTTTACTTGATCAGATGTTTAAACCCATTGAGCAAGCTTTGGTCAAAGCTGCTATTGATAGCGGTGCGTCAAATGTTTTGGATATTGGGTGTGGAGCTGGAACAACAACTCTGACATGTTCAAGAGCACTCGGTGAGCAAGGGAAACTAACCGGACTTGATATTTCTGCTCCACTCATTGAAGCGGCGAAATTACAAGCTAAAAAGACGAAATCATTGGCTCAATTTGTATGTGCAGATGCTCAAGAATATACATTTGCGTCGAATGCTTTTGATCTAATTATTTCACGTTTTGGTGTGATGTTTTTCTCTGATCCGGTGGTTGCTTTTACCAATTTACACAAAGCGGCAAATGAAGAAGCAAGATTGCATATGTATGCGTGGAGACACCCGGGAGAGAATGGTTTTATGACAACTGCCATGCGTGCAGCAGCACCATTTTTACCGCCAATGCCAAAACCAGAGCCAAACACAGCAGGGCAGTTTGGGTTTGCTGACCCTGATTATGTCATGTCGGTTTTAGAAGAGGCTGGATGGAAAGATGCAAAGCTAGAAAAAGTCGATTTCCTTTGCTCATTTCCAGCTGAACAAATTGAACAATATAACACGCGGTTGGGCGTGTTGGGGACTTTGCTTCCAGAACTTGATGAGAATGTCCGCAACAAGATCATTTCGGTTGTGAATACGGCGTTTGATAAATTTATTTCAGCTGATCGGGCGCAATTTACTGCTGCCTGCTGGAAGATCACCGCGAGAGCTTAG
- a CDS encoding spinster family MFS transporter — MSTTDTSIVTNTGNNFGSFGYRSFVLWTLTIVYTFNFIDRILISVMGGPIIAEFGLSNFEFGILSGIGFALFYTMLGIPIANFSERHNRVRIIGICVILWSLATVLCGFATGFVTLLLARLLVGIGEAGCTPPANSLISDYYKPVARPTALGIYAMGVTAGGVLAQLGGGWVIQNFTWREAFIYVGAPGIIIGILVLLTIKEPPRGYSDPPTTKSASQTNFKDAIVEIFSKPTFWIMAVGATLAAFAGYGLVGFTPLFIQYVHGYSAGETAIMFMAPVGLAATLGAFLGGYLTQTASKKSETAPTWVSGIAFLIAVPFYAFSFFASDHRLMLAMLMLGSVLQYFYIGAQYNIAQAVVSVRSRATAVAVLLFVVNLIGYGFGPPIIGLMADIFASNQLASGEFAGTLSSSCNFADASLSEAAQSACRAAKGYGIQMACVAATVLFALAGLFFLISGRTFVRDRYVSEPAT; from the coding sequence ATGAGCACAACAGACACAAGCATTGTGACAAATACAGGAAATAATTTCGGTAGCTTTGGCTATCGCTCATTTGTCCTGTGGACACTGACTATTGTTTACACATTTAATTTTATCGACCGTATTCTCATCAGTGTGATGGGTGGTCCGATCATCGCAGAATTTGGACTGAGCAATTTTGAATTTGGTATTTTATCCGGCATCGGTTTTGCCCTTTTCTACACCATGCTCGGCATTCCGATTGCGAACTTTTCAGAGCGCCACAATCGCGTTCGTATTATCGGCATCTGTGTCATATTATGGTCTCTAGCGACAGTTTTGTGCGGCTTTGCAACTGGCTTTGTGACCTTACTCCTCGCTCGTCTCCTTGTTGGTATCGGCGAAGCAGGCTGCACACCACCTGCAAACTCCCTCATCAGTGACTATTACAAACCTGTCGCTCGCCCCACAGCTTTGGGGATATATGCAATGGGCGTCACTGCCGGTGGTGTTCTGGCTCAACTCGGCGGCGGCTGGGTTATTCAAAATTTCACATGGCGCGAAGCATTCATCTATGTCGGTGCTCCCGGCATAATTATCGGAATACTAGTCTTACTGACAATAAAAGAACCGCCGCGTGGCTATTCAGATCCGCCGACTACCAAGTCGGCAAGTCAAACAAATTTTAAAGATGCTATTGTCGAAATCTTCAGCAAACCCACTTTCTGGATCATGGCTGTTGGCGCAACTTTAGCTGCTTTTGCAGGGTATGGACTTGTCGGTTTTACACCATTATTTATCCAATATGTTCACGGATATTCAGCCGGTGAAACTGCAATTATGTTTATGGCCCCCGTTGGATTAGCCGCCACTCTTGGTGCATTTCTGGGTGGTTACCTCACCCAAACCGCATCCAAAAAATCAGAAACCGCACCAACATGGGTTTCCGGCATTGCGTTTCTTATTGCCGTACCATTCTACGCATTTTCCTTCTTCGCATCCGACCATAGATTAATGCTTGCTATGCTGATGCTGGGTAGTGTTTTACAGTATTTCTACATTGGCGCGCAGTATAATATAGCTCAAGCAGTTGTGAGTGTACGATCTCGTGCCACGGCCGTTGCTGTATTGCTATTTGTCGTCAACCTGATCGGCTATGGATTTGGTCCCCCGATTATAGGCCTGATGGCAGATATTTTCGCGTCCAATCAGCTCGCTTCGGGTGAGTTTGCAGGCACACTTTCATCATCCTGTAATTTTGCGGATGCTAGCTTAAGTGAAGCTGCCCAATCGGCATGTCGTGCTGCAAAAGGGTATGGCATTCAAATGGCCTGTGTTGCTGCCACGGTTCTGTTTGCATTGGCGGGTCTCTTCTTCCTCATATCTGGGCGAACATTTGTGCGCGACAGATATGTATCGGAGCCAGCAACATAG
- a CDS encoding lipocalin family protein, with translation MKNPSLTLSLPLLMALVACSSQADYRKIDTPPATVSEVDLNRYAGRWYEIARYPNSFQKNCEAVTAEYSLREDGNINVTNTCHAGEVRSATAIARIVEDTGNAQLKVKFAPKWVPFAWGDYWILHLEEDYSAALVGSPDGKYLWILSRTPKLDDKIYQSITKRAKELGYATTPLKMTEHPN, from the coding sequence ATGAAAAACCCCTCCCTCACATTGAGTCTTCCTTTGCTAATGGCGCTTGTAGCTTGTTCATCTCAAGCCGATTATCGTAAAATTGATACTCCGCCGGCTACAGTCAGTGAAGTTGACCTCAACCGATATGCAGGCAGATGGTATGAAATAGCTCGCTATCCCAATAGTTTTCAAAAAAATTGCGAAGCTGTCACCGCTGAATACAGCTTACGTGAAGATGGCAATATCAATGTCACAAACACATGTCATGCAGGTGAAGTGCGCTCTGCGACAGCCATAGCTCGCATTGTAGAAGATACGGGAAATGCCCAGTTAAAGGTAAAATTTGCTCCTAAATGGGTGCCTTTCGCTTGGGGCGATTACTGGATATTGCACCTAGAAGAAGATTACTCAGCCGCACTTGTGGGTAGTCCCGATGGAAAATATCTCTGGATATTGTCTCGCACACCTAAACTTGATGACAAAATCTACCAAAGCATCACAAAGCGCGCCAAAGAATTAGGTTATGCAACAACCCCGTTAAAAATGACTGAGCATCCAAACTAA
- a CDS encoding manganese efflux pump MntP, translating to MSAFFTLLSLSLSLSTDAFAASIAVGAKAPRRGIMQALKSGLTFGLAEGLMCLVGFGLGTYFSGIIEAFDHWVALILLSIIGARMIREGLSHDNDEDAAPREHSLLSAILTAIGTSIDAAAVGIALAMAGTSIWVCLLIGATSFIISSFGFLIAPRVGERLGHHTEILGGLVLIAIGISIFYQHTA from the coding sequence ATGTCAGCTTTTTTCACACTACTCTCCCTTAGCCTGAGTCTTTCGACCGACGCTTTTGCGGCATCTATCGCTGTTGGTGCCAAAGCACCGCGTCGCGGTATCATGCAAGCATTGAAATCCGGCCTGACTTTCGGCCTTGCAGAAGGATTGATGTGTCTTGTCGGGTTTGGATTAGGAACATATTTTTCAGGTATTATTGAGGCCTTTGACCACTGGGTTGCGTTGATACTATTGTCCATCATCGGCGCGCGCATGATTCGAGAAGGCCTCAGTCATGATAATGATGAAGACGCAGCGCCCCGTGAACATTCTCTCTTAAGTGCAATCCTTACAGCCATCGGCACAAGCATAGATGCAGCAGCAGTCGGTATTGCGCTCGCTATGGCTGGCACCAGCATTTGGGTTTGTCTGCTTATAGGCGCAACAAGCTTTATCATTAGCTCATTTGGTTTTTTAATCGCGCCTCGGGTGGGCGAACGCTTAGGCCATCATACTGAAATTTTGGGCGGTCTTGTTCTTATTGCGATTGGTATTTCTATTTTTTACCAACACACAGCCTAA
- the leuB gene encoding 3-isopropylmalate dehydrogenase, translating to MTQTFLLLPGDGIGPEVTEQARRVLDVVAPDLKFSEGLFGGASYDVHGVPLTDEVLNQARQSDAILMGAVGGPKWAKVARNLRPEMGLLKLRKELDVYANLRPAFCFPALADASSLKREFVEGLDIMIVRELTSGVYFGEPRGIDDLGNGERKGYDNACYTSSEIRRVARVAFEIAKGRKGKGGAYPGVTSTDKSNVMESGVLWREEVTKLHQEEFANEPLDHILADAMAMQLVKKPKDVNVILADNLFGDILSDEASQLTGSIGMLPSAALGEPGTPGLYEPVHGSAPDIAGKGLANPCAAILSAEMALRWSLDRADAADRIWNAVGKALEDGARTADLGGSMSTAQMGDAIIAAL from the coding sequence ATGACACAGACATTTTTACTTCTCCCAGGTGACGGAATTGGACCCGAAGTTACAGAGCAGGCACGTCGTGTTCTTGATGTTGTGGCACCAGATTTAAAGTTCTCAGAAGGGTTATTTGGTGGTGCATCCTATGATGTGCACGGCGTGCCTCTTACAGATGAAGTATTAAACCAAGCGCGCCAATCTGATGCTATTTTGATGGGGGCTGTAGGTGGTCCCAAATGGGCAAAAGTTGCACGTAATCTTCGTCCTGAAATGGGGCTTTTGAAGCTACGTAAAGAACTTGATGTATATGCGAATTTGCGTCCGGCATTTTGTTTTCCAGCACTTGCAGATGCTTCTAGCTTGAAACGTGAATTTGTCGAAGGGCTCGACATTATGATTGTACGTGAGCTGACATCGGGCGTGTATTTTGGAGAACCTCGCGGTATTGATGATTTAGGCAATGGCGAGCGCAAAGGCTATGACAATGCTTGCTATACGAGTTCTGAAATTCGTCGTGTGGCGCGTGTCGCATTTGAAATTGCCAAGGGCCGTAAAGGCAAGGGCGGTGCCTATCCAGGTGTGACGTCCACGGACAAATCCAATGTGATGGAATCGGGTGTGTTGTGGCGCGAGGAAGTTACGAAGCTTCACCAAGAAGAATTTGCAAATGAGCCACTAGATCACATTCTTGCGGATGCGATGGCTATGCAGCTTGTAAAGAAGCCGAAAGATGTAAATGTGATTCTTGCGGATAATCTCTTTGGTGACATTCTGTCGGATGAAGCAAGCCAGTTGACTGGTTCTATTGGTATGTTGCCGTCTGCTGCATTGGGTGAGCCGGGCACTCCGGGCTTGTATGAACCTGTTCACGGATCTGCACCTGATATTGCAGGCAAAGGGCTCGCAAACCCTTGTGCAGCGATCCTGTCTGCTGAAATGGCGCTGCGTTGGTCACTTGATCGCGCTGATGCGGCTGATCGTATTTGGAATGCTGTGGGTAAAGCACTAGAAGATGGTGCGCGTACAGCTGACCTCGGCGGTTCAATGTCTACGGCTCAAATGGGTGATGCGATTATTGCCGCTTTGTAG
- a CDS encoding putative quinol monooxygenase, which translates to MSQKVIIVTGTFRLPIENREAARNAMQTMVEKSRAEAGCILYSYAFDFLDENLVHFIEKWDSREALQAHFAIKHMAEWRSTWPDLGVADRNANLYEAVEESF; encoded by the coding sequence ATGAGTCAGAAGGTAATCATTGTTACTGGCACGTTTCGCTTGCCCATCGAAAATCGCGAAGCCGCCCGCAACGCTATGCAAACAATGGTGGAGAAGAGTCGAGCCGAAGCAGGTTGTATATTATACAGTTACGCATTCGATTTTTTGGATGAAAACCTCGTTCATTTTATAGAGAAATGGGACAGCCGAGAGGCATTGCAGGCTCATTTTGCAATAAAGCATATGGCAGAATGGCGCAGCACTTGGCCAGATTTAGGAGTGGCAGATAGAAACGCCAATCTTTATGAAGCAGTCGAAGAGAGTTTTTAA
- a CDS encoding putative quinol monooxygenase, with amino-acid sequence MLLLEGSLRIKAGMFEASRAIFVDFVKACNEEAGCLEFSFSQDVCDGDVLNLRERFVDEAAFQQHQQAEHTIAFKKYLYALGVEARDVRYYENVTPIKR; translated from the coding sequence ATGCTTTTGCTTGAAGGAAGTTTACGCATAAAAGCTGGAATGTTTGAAGCATCCCGAGCTATTTTCGTAGATTTCGTAAAAGCATGCAATGAAGAGGCTGGTTGCCTTGAGTTTTCCTTCTCTCAGGATGTCTGCGATGGGGATGTGCTCAACCTTCGAGAACGGTTTGTAGATGAGGCAGCCTTTCAGCAGCACCAGCAAGCAGAACATACTATAGCTTTCAAAAAATACCTTTACGCTTTGGGCGTGGAAGCACGAGATGTGCGTTATTATGAAAATGTAACGCCCATAAAGAGATAA
- the leuD gene encoding 3-isopropylmalate dehydratase small subunit yields the protein MTPFTTLRGVAAPLKTGDALLANVDTDMIIPKQFLKTVTREGLKVGLFHEMKTNEDGTPNPDFVLNKPAYQTASVLIAGDNFGCGSSREHAPWAILDQGIRCVIAPSFADIFFNNCFKNGILPIALPQDICDKLASQAGGGNHIFTIDLPNQKITAPDGTEIDFDIDQGRKTNLVKGLDEIGETLTHGGDIEAFEHKRKIMTPWLEKA from the coding sequence ATGACCCCATTTACGACCCTACGCGGTGTTGCTGCTCCTCTTAAAACGGGTGACGCGCTTCTGGCGAATGTTGATACAGATATGATCATTCCCAAACAGTTTTTGAAAACTGTGACTCGTGAAGGGCTGAAAGTTGGTTTGTTTCACGAAATGAAGACAAATGAAGATGGAACGCCTAATCCTGATTTTGTGTTGAACAAGCCAGCCTATCAGACTGCATCTGTTTTGATTGCCGGTGATAATTTCGGATGTGGATCTTCACGTGAACACGCACCTTGGGCGATTTTGGATCAGGGGATTCGGTGTGTCATCGCACCGTCTTTCGCCGACATTTTCTTCAACAACTGTTTTAAGAACGGTATTCTGCCTATCGCCTTGCCGCAGGACATTTGCGATAAGTTGGCTTCACAAGCAGGCGGCGGAAATCATATTTTTACGATTGATTTGCCCAACCAGAAGATTACTGCACCAGATGGAACTGAGATCGATTTTGATATTGATCAGGGCCGTAAAACAAACCTTGTAAAAGGGTTGGATGAGATTGGTGAAACCTTGACGCATGGCGGCGATATTGAAGCATTTGAACACAAGCGTAAGATTATGACGCCTTGGTTGGAAAAAGCTTAA
- a CDS encoding VOC family protein: protein MFYAISGRMLTGLDHIVLICNDLDVATSNYKMLLGREPDWTAVTPDDGTASVWFQIGETGLELLGPEGDGPVGDKLKKMIAAGGGGLVSLAFSCVQIDEMHTCFSKRGLVPSDISHGQSTDSATGKTRSWKRLRLDTSQTGGVRQFVIQNEKSTPIKSKHYGDDSVQSLDHVVINSLHPERAAALYGARLGCDLRLDTERVDLASRFLFFRVGTSTIEIVSRLGVSASTQMNDSLWGLSWYVKNLDMAHKRVKKAGFNVTDIRPGRKKGTQVFTVLDRTCNTPTLFIERS from the coding sequence TTGTTTTATGCTATATCTGGTCGTATGCTTACTGGATTAGATCATATCGTTTTGATTTGTAACGATTTAGACGTTGCAACTTCAAATTACAAAATGTTGCTTGGGCGTGAGCCTGATTGGACCGCTGTGACGCCTGATGATGGTACTGCGAGTGTGTGGTTTCAGATTGGTGAAACTGGACTTGAATTACTGGGGCCGGAAGGTGACGGACCAGTTGGAGACAAACTTAAAAAAATGATCGCTGCTGGTGGTGGTGGATTGGTGAGTTTAGCCTTTTCCTGCGTGCAGATTGACGAGATGCACACATGTTTTTCCAAGCGTGGATTAGTCCCGTCGGACATTTCGCATGGCCAAAGTACAGACAGTGCGACCGGTAAGACACGATCTTGGAAACGATTGCGATTGGATACAAGTCAAACTGGTGGTGTACGTCAGTTTGTGATCCAGAATGAAAAAAGTACGCCTATAAAGTCAAAACATTATGGGGATGATAGCGTGCAGTCACTAGATCATGTGGTTATCAACTCGCTTCACCCTGAAAGAGCTGCAGCTTTGTATGGGGCGAGGTTGGGGTGTGATTTGAGATTGGATACGGAGCGTGTAGATTTAGCGTCTCGTTTTTTATTTTTTCGTGTTGGAACTTCCACGATTGAAATCGTTAGCCGCTTAGGAGTGAGTGCTTCAACTCAAATGAATGACTCATTGTGGGGCCTTAGCTGGTATGTAAAAAATCTAGATATGGCGCATAAACGTGTAAAAAAAGCGGGTTTTAATGTTACGGATATTCGTCCGGGACGAAAAAAAGGCACTCAAGTCTTCACTGTTCTTGATAGAACGTGCAATACACCCACTTTGTTTATCGAGAGATCATAG